The genomic window AGCAGGGCCTGGCCCTGGGGGAAGGCCGGGCACTGGGAGCTGACTGCAGACAGGAACTGCAGGTGGGCTCGGGGCAGCAGGTCCCCCAGCACAGAGCTGTTgtagtggggggtggggggctcgcTGGACTCTGCTGGGCGGGAACAAGGAAACTCAGCATGAGGAAACCAATCCCTGCTGCACTTTGGCATCGTTATACAGCACTTTGTTAAATAGACTTCTGGAATCTGGTTGAAGCCTTCATTGCACCATCATTGAAAAAGTCATAGCAAATGGTAGGGAGGAGTATTCTCCCAGTCGACGGTTTTccattatatttacatttagtcatttagcagacgctcttatccagagcgacttacagtaagtacagggacattcccccgaggcaagtagggtgaagtgccttacccaaggacacaacgtcatctggcagagccggggatcgaaccagcaaccttctgattacaagcccgcttccctaaccgctctgccacctgactccccatattTGAGGTGTTATCAACGTAATTGTCCTACAACTGCTAATAGAACAGACTGCTTGTGTATGTCCGGGATCTGACCTGACTGGGAGGCTTCCAAGCCGGTGTACCACTCCGTCCGGATGTTGTTCCTCTGGGGGTGGAAGCGGCTGGGCTTGAAGaagctgggaggggggcaggcgtGGAGACGCACCGTGAAGCTGGAGTCTTTACCTGGTGAGGCGGCCATGATTGTTAACGTCTCACTGGTGTGTGCACACAaaactctcatacacacaataTACTGTTGCTGCTAATGACAGTGTAGGAAACAGTTATTACTGACAGACACTGCCTCAGTTGTCACTTTCCCGCCAGTACAGATGAAGAGATACGAACCTGGGGGGGTTAGCAGCAGAAGGGGGCGAAGGCGGTTGCCGTGGAGACATGAGTAGCTCATGGTCCCGATGGCTGGGGAAGAGGCCAGGTGCTGAGCCAGACCGGCCAGGTAGAGAGCCCTCTTCCTGGGGTAGCGCTGGTTCAGGGCGTCCTTAGGGTGGAGCACGTCCTGATGGAGACAAACAGCAAAAGAGTTCACCCTTAAGTAGGTATGTAATGCCTGTGAACAGACCCGTATTCCCCATAACAGTCACCAATCTACAGGTGGTCTCTGATCGTGTCCTAAGGCATGTTACTACTTACAGCAGGGATGGTGACCGCTAGGTCGATTGAGATCCGAGGTTTGGTGCAGGTGCCCAGAGGGTAGCTGCCAATCACATTGACAGAGGCGGGAGGGACCATGTGGAACTTGCCCTTGGCAGCCTTGGGCACCAGGAGAAACGGCACCTTTACCCCACCAGACAACCACGACAGGTCACTCAGCTggggagaaagaaggaaaagaTAGAACGGAAAGATTTCGTTTACGTTAATGCCGGTGACACATTGACAGAACCTCCCCAGTTTAACAAAGTGTCTCACCGCCACACAGGGGAGACAACTTAGCCAAGAGGTCACCTTTATCCAGGGACAAGTATGAGTTccacttccatcctcctcctctctactccgaGGAGTGTAGTAatagtatcacacacacacacaaaactcacctccacctctggaGACTCAGGAACATCGTGTAACAGCTCAGTGATCTTCTGGACAAAAGAGTCAATCTGCTGCTTCCTGCGTTCACTCAGGGCGACTTCCTTCAACAGCTCCTCCATCTGTTATCACAGACAGAACTGAGTTCATAATAATATACTCCCTGCTGATGCGGTGTGCACATGGGCCCATTGAGAAACATAGGAATGGTATGATCATTAGGTCTCATCTATGCTCTGATAAACTCATGTTCTATGGTGAACCTCACCTGCATCTTGAGAAGACTGCAATGGAACAGGCTCTCTGCCTCCTTCAACTGGTTCAGCTCCTCCGCCGTGGGAGGCCGGTAAAGGTCGCCCCGGGACATCTTCACTGGACGGACGAACCCTTCCTCACCGCCTGTTCCGGGCTTGGTCCTTTTGGCCTTCGCGGGCCCCTCatcctggtcttcctcctcgccATTGGAAGAATCTGACGGATCCTTCTTTATTTGCAATTCATGTGAGAAAGATGTTAGCTAGTTTGTAAGCAAAACGCGTCCGATGCTGCTTGGCTTTTAGCTGGTTAATTATATCCCCAAAACTACTCAGTTGTTCCTATCTTAACAACATTTACTGTACATAGTTAAAATAATCTGAAATCGACCTAAAAAAGAAATTACTGTGAACCTAGTCTGCAAACTTGATCTTCACAGAGCTTGCCAGCTAGCTAACTGTAAGACTTCAGAAACATGCATGGCTAACTAGCAACTTCTCTAGCTATCTTTTCAGCTAAGTATTGTGTTATCGCAGCATCCACTTTCAATATCAGACCGATTTCAAGTACCTCCTCTGTTTCCTCAGTTGTAGTAGTCCTCTTTTTGTTCATGTTTTCTTAGTACGATTATTAAATATCTGAAATTATCTGCTTACACCTTCAGTCAGTACATTCTCACATGTGCAATGGGTCAACTTAACTTGTTTCCAAAACACTTTTCTGATTGGCTACTATCCTTCTCGTAGGTCTAACACCGCCCACTTTTGTCAAGATGAGTTGCATGAGCACAAGTGACTCTCTGCCGCCCCTAGCGTGGGAGAAGTGGAAAACCAACACATTTTTACAGATGCAAAACATTTGTACAGATGCAAAACCTTTGTACAGATGCAAATACTTTCTACAGATGCAAAATATGTTTGGCCCTTACTTGATAACATACGGCACAGGCCAACCTCACAGCCATAGTTTCTTCAGAGCCAACTCATTACAACTATGAATCTTACATTGTCAGTAGTaatgcagtgcccgtgatgtcACACTGAAGGACTCCTTGCCCCAACCCACCATCAGTGTCAGACAGGGACAGGGTCTTGAAAGTTGTATCGTTTTTAATATTTTAAACCTTTCTGTTAATATTCCCTGTCACAACCATGATGTCAACACCCTCTTGCAAATTCTGCGGAAAGTATTTGAAATGTTTAGATTAGATTGTATTCTCCTATTGTAGGTTATAATAGCATCTAGCCTcaacagaaaaaaaactaaatggcAATGTCAGTGAATGTCTTTTGTGAAAGAAACACCTAATGTGTCAACAACATCATTACATGTTAAATACATAGGCTAATAATTTGTCTAATCAGAAGGTTCttttttcaatattttttttagtcatttagcagacgccatATTCCATATTCCACCCTGTTTTGCCCCACTTCTCACGCCACGAGTATATTCGATGGGCCTGGATTGTAGGTGGcctatattatttttatttcctgTTATTTTATCTAACCTGATTTTAATGTAAATTCCTTGTGGAATGTATTGAATTTGCCATGTTCCTTGAGGCACAAGGGTGATACTATGTCATAATGACATCATAATAGATTTCATGACAGCACACAGTTCCACAAAGCTACATGTGCATCATTTTAAAACCAACAGATCATTGCTGCAAACTTTttgaagtagcctacatttctaGTCCATTTTCTTATGAACTCACTAGATAATAATTATTCAACGATAGCCTGCAAATCAATGCACTCTCCCACCTCAAAATGAGTGAGTATTACAATATTAACTGCTGTAGTATTTTTCAAATGCCTTCAAATATTGTACAACATCATCAGATGTCACCACCATCTGATTTACACACTGTCATTTCACATATTTAGTGTTTATACATTATTAGAAAACACTAAACACCATTTTTGTATTTCATATTATTATAATGACTTGAAAACCACAAAAACATGATCACTTCACGATGAATGTCAAGTCCGTCATTGCCCCGTCACCACCATCAGACAAAAATATGAATTATTGTGGTTTAGGAGTCTGATAGTGTTGACACAAAGTGATGGCAAAGTAAAAAACATtttgataaaaagagaaagGTTGGGAGATTGTATCAAAGAGTAGCTAAGGAGCTTAGTAGATGTTAAATACATCGGCTACTAATTTGTCTGAGCAAAGGgttttatttaaataaatattgCACCCTGTTTATTCCCACTTCTCATGGCACAGACATTGAACTAATATATTTTATGGAGCTGGATTGTAGGCTACCTATattcttgttttattttttacaatattATCTAACCTGATGTGAATGTCCCTTTCTTGTGGATTTTATTGAATTTGCCATGTTTCATGAGGCACAAGGTTAATCCTACATCTTTGACATCATAATTGATTCCATGACAACAGCATACCATTCTACAACACTCTACATGTCTGCATTTTACAATCTCACTGCAAATCAAGGCTACATTGCTTTTAAAAAGTGAAACGTTAATTAACTCAATAGATAGTAATTATATCACAATAACGTGTATATCAATGCACTCCCACCTTGAAACATGAGTGAGTATGACGATATTAACTGCTCTAGTATTTTTCAAATGCCTTACAATATTGTAGAACACAACACATTCAATTAAATGACTATAGCTACATAGTGATGCATATAGTAACAACATAGTTAAAGATGATAGCTAAGGTAGCTAGATTTAAACATACAACATAATAAAGACAGAAATATTCATTctacatgaatgtgtgtgtgtgtgtgtactctctagGATTGTTTGAGGAGAAGTACGTGGAACTGAGCTGTCTTGGCCAAGGTGGCTTCGGCTCAGTCTACGCTGGACTCCGTATAGAGGACAACCTGCCTGTAAGAatgacataacacacacatacaaaaatatacacacactcacacacagagcagtatATCATTTATATAAATCAACATGTGTTTCCCCTCACCCATCTCTTTTGATAGGTGGCAGTCAAGCATGTTCCCATTGATAAGGTGATAAACACACCTGTGGTGAGTGGACCAATCCCCCTTTTTAGTCCTACTAACCTACTCAGAATTCATATATTCCATTTTAGATTCTCATTCTGAATTGTCTGTGTCATCCAAAACCACAGTCTTCCAACAGATAACAGATCCCTATTGCAGCATGAACTCTACCTGGTtgttgtgttctctgtgttttaGACCCTGGGTGGGAAGCTGGGCCAGCTCcccctggaggtggtgctcctaCTGATTGTAGGACAGGGTGGGGCGGACATGGCTGAGAAGGCCAGGGgtaaggaggtgaggggtgaggccaggtttggagggggaggagacggtCAGGCAGCAGTGGAGCTGCTGGACTGGTACGAGCTGGACCAAGAGCTCATTATAGTTATGGAGAGGCCTGTACCTGCCGTGGAACTGTTTGACTATatccaggagagaggaggatatctCCCAGAGGATCAGGCcaaggtgagtgtgtgcagaCAAGTTCGTCACGGCCATCCACCTCCAAAGAGCTATTTGTGAGTCAACATTCATCACCATTTGCCTTCCCTCTCCCAACTGtccttcatctttctctctgtctctttctgtagaTCATTCTGAGGCAGCTGGTTGAGGCCATGGTCAATTTTCATTCTTGGGGTGTCCTCCACCGAGATATTAAGCCAGAGAACCTTCTGGTCGAGACCGGTTCTGCAGTTCCACGGATTAGGGTTCTGGACTTTggctgtggctgcattattcaaGAAGCACCCTACACCGAGTTCCTTGGTACGTTCCCTACTCttgtattttctctctctctctctcccccccccccaatccataTTAAAGAGCAATATATCATCGAAGATTTACCATGATGACAAACACAAGGACTTGAGCGGAAATAAAGAATGGACTCAGTTGCAATTGCACCCAATCACATGCGTTCACACACGTCCATGTGTGGCTTTACTaaggttgttttgtgtgtgtgtgtgtcagggaccaAAATGTACATCCCTCCTGAATGGTACCTCCATGGTTCCTACCAGGCGGTTCCATCCGCTGTCTGGCAGCTGGGGGTACTGTTATATAACATGCTGTCTGGGATATTCCCCTTTCGCACACCCGACCACGTCCTTTATTGTGATCCTATCCCTACCATGGATGGGTTTTCCAGCCGTAAGCCACGCATCCACACGCAGACGAGAAAAataaacacactcatacagaggcacacacatgctttctgtctgtatgtgaAACTGACCACAGTTTCCTCCACTTCTTTCATATTCTCTgctatctctcgctctcactctctctttctttctctcttcagaaTGTAAGAACCTGCTGAAATTGTGTTTGGCAAAGTGCCCCAAAGACCGGCCTACTCTAGAGCAAGTCCTTCTCCACCCGTGGCTGcatccagaggaggagaggaaagcagggagacagaaaaagagaaaggaaagaagagatgcagagagcagcagaggaggggagagaaagaggaagagagtgctggaagagagacaggattcGGGGGAGTCTTCGACCGCACTGTCCCTTGAGGACGCCTCGTCttcgtcctccctctccctgtcccaggGCAACACCAAGAGGTGTAGGGTAGATCCCAGGAGCCCCGAGGTGTCCCCTAAAAACACCACTTCCACAACAATGACCTCACATGGTACACATGGAAGAggtaagacacacaaacacagacagtcacAGCCACGCACCAGTTTAAGTTCTCCTGGTCTTCCTTGCCCCTggtgttttctgtctgtctccgtgtgtgtgtgttctggtcttGGTTTGGTCTCTCCAGGCTCCCTGCACTCATGTGTCTCGTTCCAATCACCTTTTCTAGAGTTTGGCAAATAACTACTTTGGTTTTATAAtcctgttttgcttttccctgctTTTGTGTCCATCCCCTACTACTGACAGTGGGATGCGGCCTAGACAAGGACCCAGAGGCGAAGCAGGGCTACATggaaagggagacagaacttGGCAGGTCAGTGGTAAACCTCTACAACTTTGAACCTCATCAACTGAGTTTTCAGATGAAGCATTGATTCTGCGAAAGGCCATGAGTGAGTAATGTTGTTCTCCCCAGGGCCCGTGCTGTGTCCACCATCCCAGAAATGAGTGATACAGCACTGCTGCCCAGAGTCCCTCTGCCTGTGCTGCCCAGAGACCCTCTGCCCGTGCTGCCCAGAGACCCTCTGCCCGTGCTGCCCAGAGACCTGATGCCTGTGCTGCCCAGAGGCCCTCTGCCTGTGCTGCCCAGAGACCCTCTGCCCGTGCTGCCCAGAGGCCTGATGCCTGTGCTGCCCAGAGGCCCTCTGCCTGTGCTGCCCAGAGGCCTGGTGCCTGTGCTGCCCAGAGGCCTGGTGCCCGTGCTGCCCAGCAACgagccctctgctcctcctgagCCCCCAGCAGAGTCCTGGTCGACTCCAGCACCCCCTGAGCACCTCTGCACATCCAGACGTCCTCCAGGTCTGCCTCCAGAGCTGCCCCGGCTTTtcaccctgcctcctggccGGCCTCCAGAATTGCCCTGGCCTTCGTCCCTGCCCCCCGGTCGTCCTCCCGACCTCCCCACTGTCCCTTTCTACCCCCCGCCCTCctgacccccgccccccccaaacATTCAGGAGAGGAGGATATCTCCCTGAGGATCAGGTCAAGGTGAGTGTGTTTACAAGTTCATACTCACTAACccggttagggttagccagGGTTAACCCCGACTCTGGAATAATACAAAATCCTGTAGAAAACAATTACAGATCACAGAGCACAGACCCTGGATCCAAAAAAACTGTCAAAGGAAGGTTGGAACAAGGTTCTTATGGAGTCAGATGAACACCGGATTGGACGGGAACAGACACGTGAATGATGTTGGACAGCATGAATGAAGCTGACAAGTCCATGGAAAATGGACACCTGAATGAATGATGCTAGTGGGGAGAAACAGAAGGGAAGAccaacacacaactacacaggcacagccatatgcatacatacagtacacacatgttCCTATGGTGTACGTAAcaccaggagagaggaagacatccCCCAGAGGATCAAGCCGAAGATATCTCCCAGGGATTTCCAAGCCGTAAGACACGCATCCACACGCAGGAAATGACATGCACACTCAGACGAGACACACATCGTCTGTATCTAGCCGACCACAATCCCCTCCACTTCTCTCATGTTCTCTGCTATCTGTCGTTCTCTCTTTACTTTTCTCTCTTCAGAAGATATGGACCTACAGAAGGAGGCGGTTTGACAAAGACCTGCCCACTCTGGAGGGAATTCTGCTCCACCCTTGGCTGCAGTGGTCCATCCCCTCCCCTTCACCTCTGGGACACACCATGGGTCGGTGTGCAGCTCATCCACTGCCTCACCACAGACCACCTGGGACagaacattcttttttttttttcaaatgtccCAAGCATATTTACGACACACTAAATAAATAACACATTATATGCCCAACTAGTCTGTTTATTTCTGGGAATTTAAATCTCCAAATACTGATTTCAAATGAAAGTGATCTCCTGTCCTTTTGAGCTCATACTAGGATAGTGCCCATGTCCGTGATGCAGACGGTGATTGAGATGTTGGTAAGTTAATTcaatgacagacaggcagccattATTATCAAGTTATCGATACAGTGCTCGTCACGGCTCTCACTACTGCAGTCTCAATCTGCGTTTGTCGTGTGTCTAACCTCTTCCATGTGTGAGATGTTCTCTAGTACATTTCCCTAGTTTTTAAAAATAACTTCCTCATTGGGATCCAGGTACTTATAGTTATTCCATGACTGGGTCAGGTGAACAAAACGGCCACTCCACATAGCTGAAAGCCCACAAAGTCATGTAAGTCCATTCTTCCACTACTGATAGGGGTTGTACATTGGAAACCGTACCTGAACGGGAGGGGCAGCAGATTGGAGAGTTGGTGTAGGCATTGAGGATGGTAGCATCCAGCTCCCTCATGAAGTTTATGTATGGTAGATGAACCACCCTATTCCCAGGGTCCACAGTCAGTTTGTCATCCTTCGTATGAAACGGAAATTATGCTCCAAAGAAAACTCCCTTGTCTTTCATACCCTCCAtttaaccttaacccttgtgctgccttcgggtcacatgacccaaaggttcataacgaaccatcgttgtgtttacccaattttacccaatacaaaaacaaataaaaataattgtcaGGCTATCGTCTTTGAAAATAGGACAATAAACCCTTTTGTTTCAGAACCATCCAGTCTCATGACCCTTtacaaatgtaaatacagagaaGTGCGTCCGTATTCTTCAACAATGGATCAGTGTGCATTGGACGACTGATCAAAttcaaatacaatttatttgtataaccctttttacaagcaatgtcagagggcttcacatacacccgtAGAACTTCCCCTCAACCAAccaaaaccctcaaggaagacaaggaacattttagaaaaaaaagaaaaaaccttGGGAAAAGAAGTTCagtgctcccctcctccaacaAATacagttggtgaaagagaggtgcaggacACAGGCTGTTACGTCCCTCGCCATGTTTGCATGCGTGTTCTGTCTTGTGTGTTTCTTTAGTGTTACGGCCTTTCCCCCTAGACAAGGTTcataacacaggctaaacagtcTTACATCAATAAAAGTTACGACA from Osmerus eperlanus chromosome 28, fOsmEpe2.1, whole genome shotgun sequence includes these protein-coding regions:
- the LOC134014912 gene encoding serine/threonine-protein kinase prk-2-like → MNVCVCVYSLGLFEEKYVELSCLGQGGFGSVYAGLRIEDNLPVAVKHVPIDKVINTPVTLGGKLGQLPLEVVLLLIVGQGGADMAEKARGKEVRGEARFGGGGDGQAAVELLDWYELDQELIIVMERPVPAVELFDYIQERGGYLPEDQAKIILRQLVEAMVNFHSWGVLHRDIKPENLLVETGSAVPRIRVLDFGCGCIIQEAPYTEFLGTKMYIPPEWYLHGSYQAVPSAVWQLGVLLYNMLSGIFPFRTPDHVLYCDPIPTMDGFSSQCKNLLKLCLAKCPKDRPTLEQVLLHPWLHPEEERKAGRQKKRKERRDAESSRGGERKRKRVLEERQDSGESSTALSLEDASSSSSLSLSQGNTKRCRVDPRSPEVSPKNTTSTTMTSHGTHGRVGCGLDKDPEAKQGYMERETELGRARAVSTIPEMSDTALLPRVPLPVLPRDPLPVLPRDPLPVLPRDLMPVLPRGPLPVLPRDPLPVLPRGLMPVLPRGPLPVLPRGLVPVLPRGLVPVLPSNEPSAPPEPPAESWSTPAPPEHLCTSRRPPGLPPELPRLFTLPPGRPPELPWPSSLPPGRPPDLPTVPFYPPPS